The following are encoded in a window of Chroococcidiopsis sp. TS-821 genomic DNA:
- a CDS encoding DUF2808 domain-containing protein — MNLLNPSVFSTTLILVTGISGIIPQAAQAVQLSDGTVYFVQPPSLVSATTTVNSVSAWGATYYFTINIPKNADEPLQRVTIKQRDGSNHVRFRLDDSRAFEGTRDRRGTQLTLGEVTRDRDTRTVTMTFDPPVAPGRTITIGLRPVRNPLFSGVYLFGVTAFPPGEKAHGQFLGFGRFHFYGNNRPLLFRSLPFIH; from the coding sequence ATGAATCTGCTGAATCCGAGTGTTTTTAGCACGACACTTATTCTCGTAACAGGAATAAGTGGAATCATTCCACAAGCGGCGCAAGCAGTTCAATTAAGCGACGGTACAGTTTATTTTGTGCAGCCGCCAAGTTTAGTTAGCGCAACAACGACGGTTAACAGCGTTAGTGCTTGGGGAGCAACGTATTACTTCACAATAAATATTCCCAAAAATGCTGATGAACCCTTGCAAAGAGTCACAATTAAACAGCGGGATGGTAGTAATCACGTCCGCTTTAGACTTGATGATAGTCGTGCCTTTGAAGGAACGCGCGATCGCCGAGGTACGCAGTTAACTTTAGGTGAAGTGACGCGCGATCGCGATACTCGAACAGTTACCATGACATTTGACCCGCCAGTAGCTCCAGGAAGAACAATTACAATCGGTTTACGCCCTGTTCGCAATCCCCTATTTTCTGGAGTTTACTTATTTGGCGTGACAGCGTTTCCTCCTGGCGAAAAAGCCCACGGTCAATTTCTCGGCTTTGGAAGGTTTCACTTCTACGGCAACAATCGACCTTTGTTGTTTCGCAGTCTACCGTTTATACATTAG
- the petH gene encoding ferredoxin--NADP reductase: MYNSSAADGAANTVSGSRVFIYEVVGLRQNEETDKTNYPIRQSGSVFIRVPYSRMNQEMRRITRLGGKIVSIHPMNADGVTNGSSVLKMQASKSQGDGATATPATATSKGNAIKSDDQQPKTSETKGKPMTQAKAKESHADVPVNIYRPNAPFIGKCISNQELVGEGGIGTVRHLIFDISEGNLRYLEGQSIGIIPPGTDKNGKPEKLRLYSIASTRHGDFVDDKTVSLCVRQLEYKHPETGETVYGVCSTYLCHLEPGADVKITGPVGKEMLLPNDPNANIIMFATGTGIAPFRAYLWRMFKDEEKAANPDYEFKGFSWLIFGIPTTPNILYKKELEEIQQKYPDNFRLTYAISREQKNPQGGRMYIQDRVAEHADELWQLIQQENTHTYICGLKGMEGGIDEALSAAAAKDGVNWMEYQKQMKKAGRWHVETY, translated from the coding sequence ATGTACAACTCAAGCGCCGCTGATGGTGCTGCCAATACAGTATCTGGTAGCCGCGTTTTTATTTACGAAGTAGTAGGTTTACGTCAAAACGAAGAAACTGACAAAACCAACTACCCCATTCGTCAAAGCGGTAGTGTCTTTATCAGAGTGCCTTACAGCCGTATGAATCAAGAAATGCGGCGCATCACTCGTCTAGGCGGCAAAATTGTTAGCATCCACCCCATGAATGCTGATGGCGTAACCAATGGTTCTTCTGTATTGAAGATGCAAGCAAGTAAAAGTCAAGGAGATGGCGCAACAGCCACCCCTGCAACTGCTACAAGCAAAGGTAATGCCATCAAATCAGACGATCAACAGCCAAAAACTTCTGAAACAAAAGGCAAGCCTATGACTCAAGCAAAGGCTAAAGAATCGCACGCTGATGTTCCAGTTAACATCTATCGCCCGAATGCTCCTTTTATTGGTAAGTGTATTTCAAATCAAGAGTTAGTCGGTGAAGGTGGTATTGGTACTGTCCGTCACCTGATATTTGATATCTCTGAAGGTAACTTACGCTATCTTGAAGGTCAAAGTATCGGTATTATTCCCCCTGGAACCGACAAAAACGGTAAGCCAGAAAAACTTCGACTATACTCAATTGCCTCGACGCGTCACGGCGACTTTGTTGACGATAAAACAGTATCGCTTTGCGTCCGGCAACTCGAGTACAAACATCCAGAGACGGGAGAAACTGTTTACGGTGTTTGTTCAACTTACCTGTGTCATCTCGAACCTGGTGCAGATGTCAAAATTACCGGTCCTGTCGGTAAAGAAATGCTGCTGCCCAACGATCCGAATGCGAATATCATCATGTTTGCTACCGGAACAGGTATTGCACCTTTTCGGGCTTACTTGTGGCGGATGTTTAAAGATGAGGAAAAAGCCGCTAACCCGGATTATGAATTTAAGGGCTTCTCGTGGCTCATCTTTGGTATTCCTACAACTCCAAATATTCTCTACAAGAAAGAACTCGAAGAAATTCAACAGAAGTATCCCGATAACTTCCGCTTGACGTACGCGATTAGCCGCGAACAGAAAAACCCCCAAGGCGGTAGGATGTACATCCAAGACCGCGTAGCCGAACACGCTGATGAATTGTGGCAATTGATTCAGCAGGAGAATACGCATACTTATATTTGCGGTCTCAAGGGTATGGAAGGTGGGATCGATGAGGCACTATCAGCGGCTGCAGCTAAAGATGGTGTCAACTGGATGGAATACCAGAAACAAATGAAAAAAGCAGGTCGCTGGCACGTAGAAACGTACTAG
- a CDS encoding TMEM165/GDT1 family protein, with protein sequence MAIENPNETITETQPYSACTQSSRTVFATTFVTIFLAEFGDKTQLSTLLMSAESQSPWIVFGGAAAAMIVTSLLGVLVGCWIATRIAPQTVEKLASVSLLLISMMLFWDVLQ encoded by the coding sequence ATTGCAATTGAAAACCCTAACGAGACGATAACCGAAACACAACCTTATTCAGCTTGCACGCAGTCTTCACGGACAGTATTTGCAACAACCTTCGTCACGATATTTTTAGCTGAGTTTGGCGATAAAACACAGCTATCCACCCTCTTGATGAGTGCTGAATCTCAATCACCCTGGATTGTCTTTGGTGGTGCAGCAGCAGCAATGATTGTCACAAGTTTACTAGGTGTCCTCGTAGGGTGCTGGATTGCAACTCGCATTGCACCTCAAACCGTGGAAAAACTTGCAAGCGTTAGTTTACTTTTGATTTCTATGATGCTGTTTTGGGATGTCTTGCAATAA
- a CDS encoding valine--tRNA ligase, whose translation MTAIVTNLPSLYEPFSTEAKWQKAWEENQIYKANPENGGEPYCIVIPPPNVTGSLHMGHAFESALIDTLVRYHRMKGRNTLWLPGTDHASIAVQTILEKQLKAEGKTRYDLGREKFLERAWQWKAESGGTIVNQLRRLGVSVDWSRERFTMDEGLSKAVLEAFVRLYEEGLIYRGNYLVNWCPATQSAVSDLEVESQEVNGHLWHFRYPLSDGSGYVEVATTRPETMLGDTAVAVNPNDDRYKHLIGKTLTLPILNREIPIIADELVEMEFGTGCVKVTPAHDPNDFEMGKRHDLPFINIMNKDGTLNENAGPFQGQDRFVARKNVVQRLEADGVLVKVEEYKHTVPYSDRGKVPVEPLLSTQWFVKIRPLADKALKFLDEQNSPEFIPQRWKKVYRDWLVNLNDWCISRQLWWGHQIPAWYAVSETNGEITDATPFVVAPSAAAAREKAVAKFGENVKLEQDPDVLDTWFSSGLWPFSTLGWPEQTRDLEFYYPTSALVTGFDIIFFWVARMTMLAAHFTGQMPFKDVYIHGLVRDENNKKMSKSANNGIDPLILIDKYGTDALRYTLVKEVAGAGQDIRLEYNRKTDESVSVEASRNFANKLWNAARFVMMNLDGKTPQQLGSPSSSELELSDRWILSRFYQVVQQTSDYINKYGLGEAAKGLYDFIWGDFCDWYIELVKSRLQNKSTTASRQVAQQTLAYVLEGILKLLHPFMPHITEEIWHTLTQAEANQFLALQSYPEVERNLIAPELEQQFDLLIGTIRTIRNLRAEADIKPGVKVTALLQSESDREREILTQGQSYIQELAKVETLKITATVEQELKSAIAGVVGTIQVLIPLTGVIDVEALQAKLKKDIAKLEAEVQALTARLNNPNFVNKAPAEVVQGAKEALTEAQTQQQILQERLRRLG comes from the coding sequence ATGACCGCAATCGTGACCAATTTGCCTAGCCTCTACGAACCTTTCTCCACCGAAGCCAAATGGCAAAAAGCGTGGGAGGAAAACCAAATCTACAAAGCCAATCCCGAAAACGGCGGCGAACCCTACTGTATCGTCATTCCACCGCCGAATGTCACGGGGAGTTTGCACATGGGACACGCCTTTGAAAGTGCCTTAATCGATACATTAGTGCGCTACCATCGCATGAAAGGGCGCAATACCCTCTGGCTTCCTGGGACGGATCACGCGAGTATTGCGGTACAGACAATTTTGGAAAAACAACTCAAAGCTGAGGGGAAAACGCGCTACGATCTGGGACGCGAGAAGTTTCTCGAACGCGCTTGGCAATGGAAGGCAGAATCGGGCGGAACAATTGTCAACCAGCTGCGACGCTTGGGTGTGTCGGTGGATTGGTCGCGCGAACGCTTCACGATGGATGAAGGTTTATCGAAGGCGGTTTTAGAAGCGTTTGTGCGGTTGTATGAAGAAGGGTTGATTTATCGCGGAAACTATCTGGTCAATTGGTGTCCGGCTACGCAGTCGGCAGTGTCGGATTTAGAGGTGGAAAGCCAGGAAGTTAACGGACATTTGTGGCATTTTCGCTATCCATTGAGCGATGGCTCGGGTTATGTAGAAGTCGCGACGACGCGCCCTGAAACGATGTTGGGTGATACGGCAGTAGCGGTGAATCCGAATGACGATCGCTACAAGCATTTGATTGGTAAAACCCTAACTCTTCCCATTCTCAATCGCGAAATTCCCATAATTGCGGATGAGTTGGTGGAGATGGAGTTTGGCACAGGTTGCGTTAAAGTGACTCCGGCGCACGATCCGAACGATTTTGAGATGGGTAAGCGCCACGATTTGCCGTTTATCAACATTATGAACAAGGACGGTACGCTTAATGAAAACGCGGGACCGTTTCAAGGACAAGATCGATTTGTGGCACGGAAGAATGTCGTGCAGCGATTAGAGGCGGATGGTGTTTTAGTTAAGGTAGAAGAGTATAAGCATACTGTACCGTACAGCGATCGCGGCAAAGTTCCTGTGGAACCGTTGCTGTCAACGCAGTGGTTCGTTAAAATTCGCCCTTTGGCAGATAAGGCACTGAAATTTCTTGACGAACAAAATTCCCCTGAGTTTATTCCGCAGCGCTGGAAGAAGGTCTATCGCGACTGGTTGGTCAATCTCAACGATTGGTGTATTTCGCGTCAATTGTGGTGGGGACACCAAATTCCAGCTTGGTACGCTGTCAGCGAGACAAATGGAGAAATCACGGATGCAACGCCGTTTGTCGTGGCACCGAGTGCGGCGGCAGCTCGCGAAAAAGCGGTAGCAAAATTTGGAGAAAATGTCAAACTAGAGCAAGATCCTGACGTTTTAGATACGTGGTTTTCTTCAGGATTATGGCCGTTTTCGACTTTGGGCTGGCCTGAGCAAACTCGCGACTTGGAGTTTTATTACCCCACGTCTGCGTTAGTAACAGGCTTTGACATCATTTTCTTCTGGGTGGCGCGGATGACAATGCTAGCAGCACATTTTACTGGACAAATGCCGTTCAAAGATGTGTATATCCACGGCTTGGTGCGCGATGAAAATAATAAGAAAATGTCGAAGTCGGCAAATAATGGCATCGACCCCTTGATTTTGATCGATAAATATGGTACTGATGCACTGCGCTACACGTTGGTTAAAGAAGTTGCAGGCGCGGGACAAGATATTCGCCTGGAATACAACCGCAAAACTGATGAGTCGGTTTCAGTTGAAGCATCGCGCAACTTTGCGAATAAACTGTGGAACGCAGCGCGGTTTGTGATGATGAATTTGGATGGAAAAACACCGCAGCAGTTGGGTTCGCCAAGTAGCAGTGAATTAGAATTAAGCGATCGCTGGATTCTGTCGCGGTTCTATCAAGTCGTGCAGCAAACGAGTGACTACATCAATAAGTATGGATTAGGAGAAGCTGCAAAGGGATTGTACGATTTCATCTGGGGTGATTTCTGCGATTGGTACATTGAACTTGTTAAATCGCGTCTGCAAAATAAATCGACAACAGCCTCGCGACAGGTAGCTCAACAAACTCTAGCGTATGTTTTAGAAGGCATTCTGAAACTGCTGCATCCATTTATGCCGCATATTACGGAGGAAATTTGGCACACGTTGACGCAAGCAGAGGCAAATCAATTTTTGGCGTTGCAGTCGTATCCAGAGGTCGAGCGAAACCTTATCGCCCCAGAGTTGGAACAACAGTTCGATCTACTCATTGGTACTATCCGCACAATTCGGAATTTACGCGCTGAGGCAGATATTAAGCCTGGAGTAAAAGTCACAGCACTTTTGCAAAGTGAAAGCGATCGCGAGCGCGAAATTTTGACACAAGGACAATCTTACATTCAGGAATTAGCGAAAGTCGAAACATTAAAAATTACGGCTACTGTCGAGCAAGAGCTAAAATCGGCGATCGCAGGTGTTGTGGGTACGATCCAAGTACTCATTCCGCTGACAGGTGTTATTGATGTAGAAGCGCTGCAAGCAAAGCTCAAGAAAGATATTGCGAAACTTGAAGCTGAAGTCCAAGCACTCACTGCACGGTTGAATAACCCTAATTTTGTGAATAAAGCTCCGGCGGAAGTTGTCCAAGGTGCAAAAGAAGCACTTACAGAAGCCCAAACGCAGCAACAGATTCTCCAAGAACGGCTGCGTCGTCTAGGTTGA
- a CDS encoding TMEM165/GDT1 family protein, with the protein MDWNLLGLSFITVFLSELGDKSQLAAIALSGRSQFPRAVFLGTAAALLLTSLLGALAGGWAAELLPVKTTKILAAFGFTFLAIRLWYNSELSQNEEN; encoded by the coding sequence ATGGATTGGAATTTACTCGGACTGAGTTTTATCACAGTATTTTTATCCGAACTTGGCGACAAAAGCCAATTAGCGGCGATCGCGCTTAGCGGACGATCGCAATTCCCCCGCGCGGTATTTTTGGGAACGGCAGCCGCGCTATTATTAACTAGCTTACTTGGTGCTTTAGCTGGTGGATGGGCAGCCGAACTATTACCCGTCAAGACAACAAAAATACTTGCAGCTTTCGGATTTACCTTTCTCGCAATTCGTTTGTGGTACAACTCTGAATTATCGCAAAATGAAGAAAACTAA
- the recN gene encoding DNA repair protein RecN, whose protein sequence is MLICLRIENFALIDQLELDFGAGLNVLTGETGAGKSIILDAIDAALGGKVSSRVIRTGTNRALVEATFKLDAKMISWLTAQEIELIDEDCIVCSREMTTTGGSLRSRSRVNGILVNRQLMAELRDRIVEITAQGQTVQVGQPALVRDWLDAYGGAAHFQQREIVSAAFADYQQAKTVLEKRRQSERDRLQQLDLLAYQVQELKTANLTDPDEFEQLEQERQRLSHVVELQQLSYQVYQALYQNDDDVPAGADLLAQSEAKLTDMVQYDAQLQPILDLVSEALAAIAEAGRQINAYGESLEADPQRLVEVEERIRELKQICRKYGPTLHDAIAYYQKIAAELEELNSSEYSVEALEQQEQKYLKKLNQACEKLTVLRQTAAAQLEARLIAELKPLAMEKVQFQVEVTATSPTAMGADKITFLFSPNPGEPLQPLTAIASGGEMSRFLLALKSCFSEADAAGTLIFDEIDVGVSGRVAQAIAEKLHQLSQHHQVLCVTHQPLVAAMADRHFRVDKHVIEETSATNSDLRTIVRVTALDNFTTRREELATLAGGKSARDAIAFAESLLTQAAQRRTSLSNV, encoded by the coding sequence ATGTTAATATGCCTGCGGATCGAAAACTTTGCGTTAATTGACCAGCTAGAACTCGACTTTGGTGCGGGTTTAAATGTATTAACGGGCGAAACTGGTGCGGGAAAGTCGATTATTTTAGATGCAATTGATGCGGCATTGGGAGGTAAAGTTTCTAGTCGCGTGATTCGCACCGGAACAAATCGGGCGTTGGTAGAAGCAACATTCAAACTCGATGCGAAGATGATTTCTTGGTTGACTGCGCAAGAAATTGAGCTAATTGATGAAGACTGTATCGTCTGTAGTCGCGAAATGACGACCACAGGAGGTAGCCTCCGCAGTCGCTCGCGGGTGAATGGTATTTTAGTAAATCGCCAATTAATGGCAGAATTGCGCGATCGCATCGTAGAAATTACCGCGCAAGGGCAAACGGTACAAGTTGGACAACCCGCACTCGTTCGCGATTGGTTGGATGCTTATGGTGGTGCGGCGCATTTTCAACAGCGCGAAATTGTCAGTGCAGCTTTTGCAGATTATCAGCAAGCAAAAACCGTCCTCGAAAAACGGCGACAATCAGAACGCGATCGCCTGCAACAACTCGATTTACTCGCGTATCAAGTCCAAGAACTCAAAACCGCGAATCTCACTGACCCAGATGAATTTGAACAACTCGAACAAGAACGCCAGCGCCTCAGTCACGTTGTCGAGTTGCAGCAATTGAGCTACCAAGTTTACCAAGCGTTGTATCAAAATGATGATGACGTACCTGCAGGTGCAGATTTACTCGCGCAATCAGAAGCAAAGTTAACTGATATGGTGCAATATGATGCGCAGTTACAGCCGATTTTGGACTTGGTAAGTGAAGCCTTAGCTGCGATCGCCGAAGCAGGACGGCAAATTAATGCTTATGGTGAAAGCTTAGAAGCCGATCCGCAGCGACTTGTTGAAGTTGAAGAACGCATTCGCGAACTTAAGCAAATTTGTCGCAAGTACGGTCCAACATTACACGATGCGATCGCTTACTATCAAAAAATTGCTGCCGAACTAGAAGAACTCAATAGCAGCGAATACTCGGTTGAAGCCCTAGAACAACAAGAACAGAAATATCTCAAAAAATTAAATCAAGCTTGTGAGAAATTAACCGTTCTCCGTCAAACTGCTGCAGCACAACTCGAAGCGCGGTTAATCGCAGAACTGAAGCCCTTAGCAATGGAAAAAGTTCAGTTTCAGGTGGAAGTGACGGCGACATCTCCGACAGCGATGGGTGCAGACAAAATTACGTTTTTGTTTAGTCCAAACCCAGGCGAACCACTACAACCGCTAACGGCGATCGCTTCAGGTGGGGAAATGAGTCGCTTTTTATTAGCCTTAAAATCGTGCTTTTCCGAAGCTGATGCAGCGGGAACGTTGATTTTTGATGAAATTGATGTTGGTGTTTCTGGAAGAGTGGCACAGGCGATCGCCGAGAAATTACACCAGCTCAGTCAACATCATCAAGTTTTGTGTGTCACGCACCAACCTTTAGTCGCCGCCATGGCAGATCGGCATTTTCGTGTCGATAAACACGTGATTGAGGAGACTTCAGCAACAAATTCTGACTTACGCACAATTGTCCGCGTCACTGCACTGGATAACTTCACGACTCGCCGCGAAGAACTCGCAACGCTTGCGGGTGGCAAATCGGCACGTGATGCGATCGCTTTTGCCGAATCGCTACTCACTCAAGCTGCGCAACGCCGCACATCTTTATCTAATGTATAA
- a CDS encoding YkgJ family cysteine cluster protein, whose protein sequence is MATWRCVKQCGACCNLDPAERPDIEDYLSPDELELYLSMVGADGWCTNYDRLTRECRIYPNRPRFCRVEPAVFQDMYNVSPEQLNDFAIECCQQQISGVYGDRSLEMLRFEQAIQD, encoded by the coding sequence ATGGCCACCTGGCGTTGTGTAAAGCAATGTGGAGCTTGCTGTAATCTCGATCCAGCAGAGCGTCCAGATATTGAAGATTATTTATCACCTGACGAACTCGAGCTTTATTTAAGTATGGTAGGTGCCGATGGTTGGTGTACTAACTACGATCGCTTAACACGCGAATGCCGCATTTACCCAAATCGCCCGCGCTTTTGTCGCGTAGAACCCGCGGTATTTCAGGATATGTACAATGTCTCTCCAGAACAATTAAATGACTTTGCCATCGAATGCTGTCAGCAGCAAATCAGTGGTGTTTATGGCGATCGCAGCCTTGAAATGTTGCGCTTCGAGCAAGCGATACAAGACTAA
- the psb30 gene encoding photosystem II reaction center protein Ycf12/Psb30 has protein sequence MDVVSGIFEGISTFQWETFFQLVSVTLIMLAGPIIIFILAARGGNM, from the coding sequence ATGGACGTTGTATCTGGAATTTTTGAAGGAATTAGCACTTTTCAGTGGGAAACCTTTTTTCAGTTAGTCAGTGTGACGCTGATCATGCTTGCTGGTCCAATTATCATCTTTATTTTGGCAGCACGCGGTGGCAATATGTAG
- a CDS encoding phosphoribulokinase, with protein sequence MTSKPDRVVLIGVAGDSGCGKSTFLRRLTDLFGEEFLTVICLDDYHSLDRKQRKETGITALDPRANNFDLMYEQIKALKNGQAIDKPIYNHETGTIDPPERVEPNHIIVIEGLHPLYDERVRSLLDFSVYLDISDEVKIAWKIQRDMAERGHRYEDVLQAINARRPDFQAYIEPQREFADVVLQVLPTNLIKDDTERKVLRVRMLQREGKEGFDPVYLFDEGSTIHWTPCGRKLTCSYPGMRLFYGSDVYYGRYVSVLEVDGQFDRLEEVSYIETHLSNTSTKYPGEMTHLLLQHREYPGSNNGTGLFQVLTGLKMRATYERLTAAKYKEAKVAVQV encoded by the coding sequence ATGACCAGTAAGCCGGACCGCGTGGTTCTAATTGGCGTTGCCGGAGACTCCGGATGCGGGAAATCCACCTTCTTACGCCGTTTAACAGATTTATTTGGAGAAGAATTTCTAACAGTCATCTGTCTCGATGACTATCATAGTTTGGATCGCAAACAGCGTAAAGAAACTGGAATAACTGCACTTGACCCAAGAGCAAATAATTTTGACCTAATGTACGAGCAGATCAAAGCGCTCAAGAACGGTCAAGCGATTGATAAACCGATTTATAACCACGAAACCGGCACAATCGATCCGCCGGAGCGGGTAGAGCCGAATCATATCATTGTCATCGAAGGGTTACATCCGTTGTATGACGAGCGAGTGCGATCGCTCCTCGATTTCAGCGTTTACTTAGACATCAGCGACGAAGTCAAAATTGCCTGGAAAATTCAACGCGACATGGCAGAACGCGGTCATCGTTACGAGGACGTGCTGCAAGCTATTAATGCGCGTCGCCCCGACTTCCAAGCGTACATCGAGCCACAACGAGAATTTGCGGATGTCGTGTTGCAGGTATTGCCTACCAATCTCATCAAAGACGACACCGAGCGCAAAGTATTGCGCGTGCGAATGCTCCAGCGCGAAGGTAAAGAAGGCTTCGATCCGGTGTATCTCTTTGACGAAGGCTCAACAATTCACTGGACACCTTGTGGTCGCAAACTGACTTGTTCGTATCCTGGAATGCGACTATTCTACGGCTCTGACGTCTATTATGGTCGCTATGTGTCGGTGCTAGAAGTTGACGGTCAGTTTGACCGCCTAGAAGAAGTCAGTTACATCGAGACGCATCTGAGCAACACTTCGACCAAGTATCCTGGTGAAATGACGCATTTATTACTACAGCACCGCGAGTATCCTGGTTCGAATAATGGTACAGGATTATTCCAAGTGTTGACAGGTTTGAAGATGCGGGCGACTTACGAGCGCTTGACGGCTGCTAAGTATAAAGAAGCTAAAGTTGCTGTTCAAGTTTAG
- a CDS encoding AarF/ABC1/UbiB kinase family protein: MNGKYYSSQLTEPATTPAMQVNDLTVVEERLSHHTVVPSAVEPETLRYDPVEIAEYFRHRPLEVVGRVLRVIFPILSFAFGLWWDRQRNRVGENQRRRAIQLRELLTRLGPAYIKIGQALSTRPDLVPPVYLEELTQLQDQLPPFDNEIAYRFIEEELGDRPENIYAELSPQPLAAASLGQVYKGKLKTGETVAVKVQRPDLRECITVDLYILRRIAAWANKNIKRVRSDLVAILDEFGYRIFEEMDYIQEGENAERFTQLYGHIKDIYVPKIYWQYTQRRVLTMEWIVGTKLTQAEAIRAQGIDARYLVEVGVQCSLRQLLEHGFFHADPHPGNLLATPDGKLAYLDFGMMSEIKPHQRYGLIEAIVHMVNRDFEGLARDYVKLDFLTPDTDLTPIIPALARVFNNALGASVAELNIKNITDELSALMYEYPFRVPAYYALIIRSLVTLEGIAINIDPNFKVLSAAYPYVAKRLLTDPAPELRASLRDLLFRDGRFRWNRLENLLRNARSSQEYDFNQVLDQTIEFLSSERGAFIRNNLVDEIVKGIDALGQNTLHNVTSNLRNRLLKAPLANRLAWAIEETPNASVEQEQTLEHIKRVWNILQDTQGFDAAKIAPQIPQLLLKPELQRMGQQVASRLAQRAIARLIREVLVSPEPAYANGQVKKPAIAPVPAKTQDSQANNFAVRLAASEQTSFR; this comes from the coding sequence ATGAACGGAAAATACTACTCTTCACAACTTACTGAGCCTGCAACCACCCCAGCTATGCAAGTAAATGACCTAACCGTCGTAGAGGAGCGACTATCACATCATACTGTTGTTCCCAGTGCTGTAGAACCTGAAACGCTGCGCTACGACCCAGTTGAAATTGCCGAATACTTTCGTCATAGACCGCTTGAAGTTGTTGGGCGGGTTCTGAGAGTTATCTTTCCTATACTCAGCTTTGCATTTGGTTTATGGTGGGATCGCCAACGCAACCGCGTAGGAGAAAATCAAAGACGTCGGGCAATTCAGTTACGCGAACTGTTGACTCGATTAGGGCCTGCGTATATCAAAATAGGTCAAGCGCTATCGACTCGACCTGATTTAGTTCCGCCGGTGTATTTAGAGGAATTAACTCAGCTCCAAGACCAACTCCCACCGTTTGACAACGAAATCGCGTATCGATTTATCGAAGAAGAACTCGGCGATCGCCCCGAAAATATTTACGCAGAATTGTCACCACAGCCACTTGCTGCTGCTTCTTTGGGGCAAGTTTACAAAGGTAAGTTAAAAACAGGCGAGACAGTCGCAGTTAAAGTTCAGCGTCCTGACTTGCGCGAATGTATCACTGTAGATCTATATATACTTCGTCGCATCGCTGCCTGGGCAAACAAGAACATCAAGCGCGTGCGTAGCGATTTAGTGGCGATTTTAGATGAATTCGGCTATCGCATCTTTGAAGAGATGGATTACATCCAAGAAGGTGAAAACGCCGAACGCTTCACTCAGCTTTACGGTCATATTAAGGATATCTACGTTCCCAAGATTTACTGGCAGTATACGCAGCGTCGCGTTCTGACAATGGAGTGGATTGTCGGCACAAAGTTAACTCAAGCCGAAGCAATTCGCGCCCAGGGAATTGATGCGCGCTATCTCGTTGAAGTCGGCGTTCAATGTTCGTTGCGCCAATTACTCGAACATGGCTTTTTCCACGCCGATCCGCATCCAGGTAACTTGTTAGCAACTCCTGATGGCAAACTAGCGTATCTCGATTTCGGCATGATGAGCGAGATTAAACCGCATCAACGCTATGGTTTGATCGAAGCGATCGTCCACATGGTTAACCGCGATTTTGAAGGTTTAGCCCGCGATTATGTCAAGCTTGACTTTCTAACTCCAGATACCGATTTGACTCCAATTATTCCCGCGTTAGCGCGCGTTTTTAATAATGCTTTAGGTGCAAGTGTTGCAGAGCTAAATATTAAAAATATTACCGATGAGCTATCGGCATTGATGTACGAATATCCCTTCCGCGTTCCAGCCTACTACGCGTTAATTATCAGGTCGTTGGTGACGTTAGAAGGAATTGCGATTAATATCGACCCCAACTTTAAAGTTCTCAGTGCGGCTTATCCCTACGTTGCGAAGCGATTGCTCACGGATCCAGCGCCCGAATTACGCGCGTCGTTACGCGATTTGCTGTTTCGAGACGGTCGTTTTCGTTGGAATCGCCTAGAAAACTTATTGCGCAACGCGCGTAGTAGTCAGGAATACGATTTCAATCAAGTTTTAGACCAAACGATCGAGTTTCTCTCCTCTGAACGCGGTGCTTTCATTCGCAACAACCTCGTCGATGAAATTGTTAAAGGTATTGACGCTTTAGGTCAAAATACCTTGCACAACGTCACGAGTAACCTGCGCAATCGCCTCCTCAAAGCACCTTTAGCCAACCGCCTCGCTTGGGCAATCGAAGAAACACCCAACGCCTCTGTTGAGCAAGAACAAACGCTAGAACACATCAAGCGCGTGTGGAATATCTTGCAAGATACCCAAGGCTTTGACGCTGCCAAAATCGCGCCGCAGATTCCACAACTCTTGTTAAAACCTGAACTACAACGCATGGGGCAACAAGTTGCTAGCCGTTTAGCCCAACGGGCGATCGCGCGTTTGATTCGAGAAGTCCTCGTTTCGCCCGAACCAGCGTACGCTAACGGTCAAGTTAAGAAACCTGCGATCGCGCCTGTTCCAGCTAAAACACAAGACAGCCAAGCGAACAATTTCGCGGTTAGGTTAGCGGCTAGCGAACAAACAAGCTTCAGATAA